GGACGTGGATCTACGACTCCACGTTCAGCGTCATCAACTGGACCCTGAGCGCCCTGCACCTGCTCAAGCCGGGGCAGTGGCTGTACTGGCTGGGCACGCCTGATCTTGCGATGGCCGCCATCGTCATCGTACACGTGTGGCGCATGTTGCCGTTCGCCACGGTGGTGCTGATGGCGGGCATGACGTCCATCCCGCAGGACATCCAGGAGGCCGCCGTCATCGACGGGGCGAGCCTGTGGCGGCGGATGCTCCAGATCGAGGTGCCGCTGCTCCTCCCCATCGTGGCGGTGGCGGTGCTGTTCGGGGTGGTATTTACCTCGACAGACCTCTCGGTGGTGTGGCTGCTGACCCGCGGCGGCCCTTACAACAGCACGCACGTGCTGGCCAGCCTGGCGTTCCAGCGGGGCATCCTGGGCGCCAACCTGGGCGAGGGCGCGGCCACCGCGCTGTTCTTGTTTCCCGTGCTGGTGCTGGGTGCCGTGGTGATGCTGCGGGTAGCGCGGCGCACTGAGGTGGGGGCGTGAGGCGGGCTTGCAGCGAGTTATCCAGGCCGTCAAGTGGACCCTCTTCTACACAGCCGTCACCGTCTTCGTCGTCTTCGCGGTCTTCCCGTTCTACTGGATGCTCGTCACGTCGTTCAAGCAAAACCGCGACCTGTACGTGGGCGCAACGAACACCGCCCACATCCCTTGGATCTTCAACGACCCGCCGACGCTCGACCACGTGCGGCTGCTGTTCCACAACACGCCGTACGTGACGTGGCTTTCCAATACAGCCTTCACCGGGGCGCTGGTGGTGGGCATCACGCTGGCGGTCGCTGTGCCCGCCGGCTACAGCCTGGCGAGGCTGGTCGGGGACTGGGGCGAACGGCTCGGGATCGGCGTTTTTCTCACGTATCTCATTCCGCCCACGCTGCTGTTCATCCCGTTCAGCCGTCTGGTGTCGGCGCTGGGGCTGCAGAACTCGCTGTGGGCGCTGGTGCTGGTCTATCCCACCTTCACCATCCCGTTCACCACGTGGCTTTTGATGGGCTTTTTCCGGGCGATCCCCCGGGACCTCGAGGAGCAGGCCATGATCGACGGGTATAGCCGGCTGGGCGGCATCGTGAAGGTCGTCATGCCACTGTCGGTACCCGGCGTACTGACGGCGGTCATCTTCGCGTTCACGCTGGTCATGCAGGAGTTCGTGTACGCGCTGACCTTCGTGACGTCCGTGGACAAGATGACGGTGAGCCTCGGGGTGCCGGTGGCGCTCGTGCGCGGCGACG
The Bacillota bacterium DNA segment above includes these coding regions:
- a CDS encoding carbohydrate ABC transporter permease; amino-acid sequence: MQRVIQAVKWTLFYTAVTVFVVFAVFPFYWMLVTSFKQNRDLYVGATNTAHIPWIFNDPPTLDHVRLLFHNTPYVTWLSNTAFTGALVVGITLAVAVPAGYSLARLVGDWGERLGIGVFLTYLIPPTLLFIPFSRLVSALGLQNSLWALVLVYPTFTIPFTTWLLMGFFRAIPRDLEEQAMIDGYSRLGGIVKVVMPLSVPGVLTAVIFAFTLVMQEFVYALTFVTSVDKMTVSLGVPVALVRGDVYYWGSLMAAALFASVPIAIVYSLFMDRFIAGLTAGAVKG
- a CDS encoding sugar ABC transporter permease; translated protein: MGTTRQTVELAPRLSGLQARLRYWPDRAGLLGWTMLTPALVYVSVLVGVPFVLAIVLSFSAATAGSLSFSFVGLNNFASVIRDPTFHTALKNTLFFTLVSQALVIVLASIQARLLTVAFPGRRAVRFLVLLPWAAPVALSSMAWTWIYDSTFSVINWTLSALHLLKPGQWLYWLGTPDLAMAAIVIVHVWRMLPFATVVLMAGMTSIPQDIQEAAVIDGASLWRRMLQIEVPLLLPIVAVAVLFGVVFTSTDLSVVWLLTRGGPYNSTHVLASLAFQRGILGANLGEGAATALFLFPVLVLGAVVMLRVARRTEVGA